A window from Pichia kudriavzevii chromosome 5, complete sequence encodes these proteins:
- a CDS encoding uncharacterized protein (PKUD0E01050; similar to Saccharomyces cerevisiae YLR427W (MAG2); ancestral locus Anc_4.308): MSQKSGDGLPLLACVGEVVQPRRQTNIGDNKKSSPGSTKKTGSRNRTRHNSSKRNLRTVVKNGNIRTGVDDDNCSNDINSILKASKKGQNISHLLSYSYINDESDYFYNDYKPREKHQKPFRRNNKPFRTEIHLSGLSYINANYKFILKHDGDYRAQMLDPNLPLDTNSIARVMVKQHDYHCPICLGDEFVAPRMTNCGHIFCYPCLLDMFENARNDKSKTSLGNMHNPFISCPLCSETIRERNPLLPVLIEHVHTGSSKVSEKTYVTLPLMHREKSKIYSQQVSNFYQSKAFRGSIPWISSNCTPLNFKQYSPYINHSRLILSDTNFVLACFNKEIDDLMTQKLIDCEMYGSSSEPFDKAIVKIKELVSILENERTSSTKITRGPPQAENASLENIMAGMSLSEEVTLPPYNEGYYYYECDVNSRIHYFLSPLDTLVIKHLFGMPLSKEIDESLSNPAYNLPLALNLYIENINSEEGRVTPELVSKNPYLGNIPYGAEIEFLEIDWTKFDNSFIPLNENDTAQIFTDSKYPIQIPPSLVKKLQARTRNIRNKRTSEEKARIRGERRRERETLEVFNRDDNRNALAEEEDEIIDMLSENRWERNEFVHIDPVSNTPMLKGVVNPLRPFDAAHAKKNVTDNNETGTGGSVGSDVPLMTTQTSVWGTRVPVVLDPEEEALQAEETREVEEMIRKAKAQALSNGKKGKKGRKVKMVPLPM, translated from the coding sequence ATGTCTCAAAAAAGTGGAGATGGGCTCCCATTACTAGCCTGTGTTGGAGAGGTTGTACAGCCTAGACGCCAAACGAACATCGGTGACAACAAGAAAAGCAGCCCCGGCTCAACGAAAAAGACTGGGTCAAGAAATAGAACAAGACACAACTCCTCAAAGAGGAATCTTAGAACTGTTGTAAAGAACGGTAACATCAGAACAGGGGTTGATGACGATAATTGTTCAAATGATATCAATTCCATCTTGAAAGCGTCTAAGAAGGGGCAAAATATAAGCCATTTGCTTTCTTATTCCTACATAAATGATGAATCAGATTATTTTTACAATGATTACAAaccaagagaaaaacatcaGAAGCCGTTTAGAAGAAATAACAAACCTTTCAGAACTGAAATCCACTTGTCTGGACTAAGTTATATCAATGCCAACTACAAATTTATATTGAAACACGACGGTGATTACAGGGCTCAGATGTTAGATCCAAATTTGCCTCTTGACACCAATAGTATCGCACGTGTCATGGTTAAACAACACGATTATCATTGTCCAATCTGTTTAGGTGATGAGTTTGTGGCTCCAAGAATGACGAATTGTGGccatattttttgttatcCATGTTTGCTTGATATGTTTGAGAATGCCAGGAACGATAAATCCAAGACTTCATTGGGAAATATGCACAATCCATTTATTTCTTGTCCACTCTGCTCCGAGACCATTAGAGAGAGAAATCCACTTTTGCCAGTGCTAATTGAACATGTCCACACTGGATCTTCCAAAGTAAGCGAGAAAACCTATGTTACCCTTCCACTCATGCACAGGGAGAAGTCCAAGATCTATTCACAACAAGTATCTAATTTCTACCAGTCGAAAGCATTCAGGGGAAGTATTCCATGGATAAGCTCAAACTGTACTCCACTGAACTTCAAACAGTATTCCCCGTATATCAATCATTCTAGGTTGATTTTATCCGATACGAATTTTGTTTTAGCCTGTTTCAATAAGGAAATCGATGATCTTATGACTCAAAAGTTAATTGACTGCGAGATGTACGGAAGCTCCAGTGAGCCTTTTGATAAGGCTATAGTAAAAATCAAGGAACTCGTTTCGATTctagaaaatgaaagaacTTCAAGTACAAAAATTACAAGAGGCCCCCCACAAGCTGAAAATGcttctcttgaaaatattatGGCAGGGATGTCCCTATCTGAGGAAGTCACTCTTCCTCCTTATAACGAaggttattattattatgaGTGTGATGTCAATTCCAGAATTCATTACTTTTTATCACCTCTTGATACGTTAGTAATCAAACATTTATTTGGAATGCCCCTTTCAAAGGAGATTGATGAATCATTATCGAATCCGGCATATAATTTACCATTGGCTTTGAATCTTTATATAGAGAACATCAACTCTGAGGAAGGTAGAGTTACTCCTGAACTGGTTTCCAAGAACCCTTACCTGGGTAATATACCATATGGGGCggaaattgaatttttggaGATTGACTGGACCAAATTTGACAATTCTTTTATCCCTTTAAATGAGAATGACACGGCGCAAATTTTTACCGATTCTAAGTATCCTATTCAAATACCACCGAGTTTAGTTAAAAAATTACAGGCTAGGACAAGAAATATTAGGAACAAAAGAACATCAGAAGAAAAGGCACGTATCCGTGgtgaaagaagaagagaaaggGAAACACTAGAGGTGTTCAATAGAGATGATAATAGGAATGCGTTAGcagaggaagaagatgaaattatAGATATGCTGAGTGAAAATAGGTGGGAAAGAAACGAGTTTGTCCATATTGATCCGGTTAGTAATACACCAATGTTGAAGGGTGTTGTGAATCCACTTCGTCCGTTTGATGCTGCACATGCTAAGAAAAACGTAACTGATAACAATGAAACTGGTACTGGTGGCAGTGTTGGTTCGGATGTTCCATTAATGACTACGCAAACTTCTGTATGGGGGACACGTGTTCCCGTTGTTCTTGAtccagaagaagaagctctACAGGCCGAAGAGACACgggaagttgaagaaatgattCGAAAGGCAAAAGCGCAAGCACTGAGTAACGGCaagaaggggaaaaaaggaagaaagGTAA